One Candidatus Rokuibacteriota bacterium genomic window carries:
- a CDS encoding branched-chain amino acid ABC transporter permease produces the protein MFSLDLLLNAIVAGILIGGFYAAVSLGISVSFGLLDVVNIAHPSFVILGSYTAYAMNRFFGFDPLLTGLLFTPIFYALGVVVYRLYYLGFERKGEESLRGLVFFFGVLFIVEVALLLAYGVDYRMIEAGYVGQSFHIGVVGIAFRLLLPCLVGLMITVALHLFLSKTFYGRAIKAVSQDSQALRLMGVNPVKIKRIAFALSIATASLAGALLILIGPVEPSIGREYIGRVFAIVVLGGMGSISGTLAASVILGVVESLTATFSGPSWAPAVSFGILLVVLAVRPAGLFGR, from the coding sequence ATGTTCTCCCTCGACCTGCTCCTGAACGCCATCGTGGCCGGCATCCTGATCGGCGGCTTCTACGCCGCCGTGAGCCTGGGCATCTCGGTCTCGTTCGGCCTCTTGGATGTCGTCAACATCGCGCACCCGTCCTTCGTCATCCTGGGCTCCTACACCGCCTACGCGATGAACCGCTTCTTCGGCTTCGACCCCCTCCTCACGGGATTGCTCTTCACCCCGATCTTCTATGCCCTCGGCGTGGTGGTGTACCGCCTCTATTACCTGGGTTTCGAGCGCAAGGGGGAGGAGTCGCTGCGCGGGCTGGTCTTCTTCTTCGGGGTGCTCTTCATCGTCGAGGTGGCGCTGCTCCTGGCCTACGGGGTGGACTACCGCATGATCGAGGCCGGCTACGTGGGCCAGTCCTTCCACATCGGCGTGGTGGGGATCGCCTTCCGCCTGCTCCTGCCCTGCCTCGTCGGGCTCATGATCACCGTGGCCCTGCATCTCTTCCTCTCGAAGACCTTCTACGGCCGGGCCATCAAGGCGGTGTCGCAGGACAGCCAGGCGCTCCGCCTCATGGGCGTCAACCCGGTGAAGATCAAGCGGATCGCCTTCGCCCTGTCCATCGCCACCGCGAGCCTGGCCGGCGCGCTCCTGATCCTCATCGGGCCGGTGGAGCCCTCCATCGGCCGGGAGTACATCGGGCGGGTCTTCGCCATCGTCGTGCTCGGCGGCATGGGCAGCATCAGCGGGACACTGGCGGCCTCCGTGATCCTCGGCGTGGTGGAGAGCCTCACCGCCACCTTCTCCGGGCCCAGCTGGGCCCCGGCCGTGTCCTTCGGGATCCTGCTCGTCGTCCTGGCGGTCAGGCCGGCCGGCCTCTTCGGGAGATAG